The following proteins are encoded in a genomic region of uncultured Ilyobacter sp.:
- the nadA gene encoding quinolinate synthase NadA has translation MKYVFSGVKIPNEVNDFRGGKTILDIREKIVKLKKEKKAIILAHYYQRDDVQEIADYVGDSFYLAQVGKESDAEIIVFCGVRFMAESAKIISPDKTVLFPCYTEAPCCMEYMATPEEILQYKEKYPEVKVVTYVNSSSDVKTVSDVCCTSSSVENIINNLDSEEILFVPDKNLASYVQEQVLNKKIIPWDGCCNIHDAVKVSDIESAIDENGKDLVIAAHPECKKNVRDMAHYVGSTSGILNYVKKSSSKRFLIVTEKGISHQLKKYNPDKEFFFLPMLCKAMKKVFPETILESLETMNGEIILDDETVTKAAKALNNMLLFSKPRGE, from the coding sequence TTGAAATATGTTTTTTCTGGTGTTAAGATTCCCAATGAGGTCAATGATTTCAGAGGGGGGAAAACAATTTTGGATATAAGGGAAAAAATCGTAAAGTTAAAAAAAGAAAAAAAGGCTATCATTTTAGCTCATTATTATCAGAGGGATGATGTGCAAGAGATTGCAGATTATGTAGGTGACTCTTTTTACCTAGCCCAGGTTGGAAAAGAATCAGACGCTGAGATAATTGTATTTTGTGGAGTTCGTTTCATGGCTGAAAGTGCAAAAATTATATCACCTGATAAAACAGTATTGTTTCCATGTTACACAGAGGCTCCTTGCTGCATGGAATATATGGCAACGCCTGAGGAGATATTGCAGTATAAGGAAAAGTACCCTGAGGTGAAAGTTGTGACGTATGTAAATTCCTCAAGTGATGTTAAGACAGTTTCTGATGTATGCTGTACCTCATCGAGTGTTGAAAATATAATAAATAACTTAGATTCAGAGGAGATACTCTTCGTTCCTGATAAAAATCTAGCTAGCTATGTACAGGAACAAGTTCTAAACAAAAAAATAATTCCATGGGATGGATGCTGTAATATACATGATGCTGTAAAAGTCTCTGATATAGAAAGTGCAATAGATGAAAATGGAAAAGATCTTGTCATAGCAGCTCACCCAGAATGCAAAAAAAATGTGAGAGACATGGCTCATTATGTGGGAAGTACCAGCGGAATACTGAATTATGTGAAAAAAAGCAGCAGTAAAAGATTTTTGATAGTGACAGAAAAAGGAATATCTCATCAGCTGAAAAAATATAATCCTGATAAAGAGTTCTTTTTCCTTCCTATGCTTTGTAAGGCTATGAAAAAGGTATTTCCTGAAACAATATTGGAATCACTTGAGACAATGAATGGAGAGATTATATTAGACGACGAAACAGTCACTAAGGCTGCAAAGGCTCTTAATAACATGCTTTTATTTTCAAAACCACGAGGTGAGTAG
- a CDS encoding L-aspartate oxidase: MSSLKTDVLIVGSGIGGLYTALNLEAKLNITIVTNSKIRDCNSYLAQGGVTTVMPGDEDSFIEDTLAAGHSKNSYETLEIVARESWKNIQTLIDMGAEFQKNENGELKFTKEAAHSKKRILFHGSETGKMIMETLIENIEKRENITIFENTELLDLKISENSAYGGFFRNKNKNFSVDSKIVVLATGGIGGLFKNSTNHENIKGIALALAKRHNIETKDIDCIQLHPTAMENPSRRRLFLLSEALRGEGAVIRDADGKRFVDELLPRDKVTESIIKRKIKNSSQIYLDVTALDSDYIKNRFKSIWDECLEIGYDLTSDLIPICPAQHYFMGGIKTDLKGRSSCQYLYVVGEAACTGLHGKNRLASNSLLEALVFGRKAAFDINIHIMDITLTENPTSEDEWCPEKAAREIIIRHRGDLKNELRHY; this comes from the coding sequence GTGAGTAGTTTGAAGACAGATGTATTGATAGTAGGTAGTGGTATAGGGGGACTTTACACTGCACTAAATTTAGAGGCCAAATTAAATATCACTATAGTAACAAATTCTAAGATAAGAGACTGTAACTCCTATCTAGCCCAAGGGGGTGTAACCACAGTAATGCCTGGTGATGAAGACTCCTTTATAGAGGACACCTTAGCTGCAGGGCATTCTAAAAACAGTTACGAAACCTTAGAAATTGTAGCCAGAGAGTCCTGGAAAAATATCCAAACCTTAATTGATATGGGAGCTGAGTTCCAAAAGAATGAAAATGGGGAACTAAAATTTACAAAAGAAGCCGCCCACAGTAAAAAAAGAATCCTTTTTCATGGATCTGAAACTGGTAAAATGATCATGGAAACTTTGATTGAAAACATTGAAAAAAGAGAAAATATAACCATCTTTGAAAACACTGAACTTTTGGACCTTAAAATTTCCGAAAACTCTGCCTACGGTGGGTTTTTCAGGAATAAAAATAAAAACTTTTCGGTGGACTCAAAAATAGTGGTACTGGCTACAGGAGGTATAGGGGGGCTCTTTAAAAATTCAACCAATCACGAGAACATAAAAGGGATAGCCCTTGCTCTGGCTAAACGGCATAATATAGAAACAAAAGACATTGACTGTATTCAACTGCATCCTACGGCAATGGAAAATCCTAGCAGAAGAAGGTTATTTTTGCTTTCTGAGGCCCTTAGAGGTGAAGGTGCTGTCATCAGAGATGCCGACGGGAAAAGATTTGTAGACGAGCTGCTCCCGAGGGATAAGGTAACAGAATCTATTATTAAAAGGAAAATTAAGAATAGTAGTCAGATATATCTTGATGTCACTGCTCTTGACTCTGACTATATCAAAAATAGATTTAAGAGTATATGGGATGAGTGCCTTGAAATAGGATATGACCTAACTTCCGACCTTATACCCATATGCCCGGCGCAACATTATTTTATGGGAGGAATAAAAACAGACCTTAAAGGAAGATCAAGCTGTCAGTATCTATACGTAGTGGGAGAGGCTGCCTGTACAGGATTACACGGAAAAAATCGTTTAGCTAGCAACTCTCTTTTAGAAGCTTTGGTTTTTGGAAGAAAGGCTGCTTTTGATATCAATATACATATCATGGATATAACTTTGACGGAAAACCCGACATCTGAAGATGAGTGGTGCCCGGAAAAAGCAGCAAGAGAAATTATAATAAGACACAGAGGAGATTTGAAAAATGAATTACGTCATTATTGA
- the nadC gene encoding carboxylating nicotinate-nucleotide diphosphorylase — protein sequence MNYVIIDDIIKNALLEDRVYADITTESISSTESKAEISLISKEKGKICGLGVFSRVFQILGDVDISFFKTEGELVKKGEVIAKLRGSTRLLLSGERVALNLLQRMSGIATAAYEASEILKEYGIKVLDTRKTTPGLRYLEKYAVLTGGGFNHRFDLSDMAMIKDNHILAAGGIKRAVELIRERHPFIKKIEVETESLEQVKEAIETKADIIMLDNMDDELLKECITYINGRAIIEVSGNMNADRLKNLKELKIDYVSMGKLTHSVKAMDISMKKLKIIK from the coding sequence ATGAATTACGTCATTATTGATGATATAATAAAAAATGCTCTCTTAGAGGACAGGGTTTATGCTGATATTACCACAGAAAGCATAAGCTCCACGGAAAGTAAGGCTGAAATTAGTCTGATATCAAAAGAAAAGGGAAAAATATGTGGACTAGGTGTTTTTTCACGAGTTTTTCAAATTTTGGGAGATGTAGACATAAGCTTTTTCAAAACAGAGGGAGAACTTGTAAAAAAAGGAGAAGTTATTGCTAAGCTTAGAGGAAGCACTAGGTTACTTTTGTCTGGAGAAAGAGTGGCACTCAATCTTCTGCAAAGAATGTCAGGGATAGCAACTGCCGCATACGAAGCTTCTGAGATATTAAAAGAATATGGCATAAAAGTATTGGACACCAGGAAAACAACACCAGGACTGAGATATCTGGAGAAATATGCAGTCCTGACAGGAGGGGGCTTTAACCATCGTTTTGATCTATCTGATATGGCCATGATAAAGGATAACCACATATTAGCTGCCGGCGGAATCAAAAGAGCCGTAGAACTAATTAGAGAAAGACACCCTTTTATAAAAAAAATCGAGGTGGAGACTGAAAGTCTAGAACAGGTAAAAGAAGCTATCGAAACAAAGGCGGATATCATCATGCTAGACAATATGGATGATGAACTTCTTAAAGAGTGCATCACTTATATCAATGGTAGAGCCATTATAGAGGTTTCTGGAAACATGAATGCAGACAGACTTAAAAATTTGAAAGAACTTAAAATAGATTATGTCTCAATGGGTAAGCTCACTCATTCTGTAAAAGCTATGGATATAAGTATGAAAAAACTTAAAATTATAAAGTAA
- a CDS encoding N-acetylmuramoyl-L-alanine amidase, with translation MRLLVVIMSIILTGCSMVNYEVDKVTYNAKGKNQRVKFIILHYTACDDKISIKTLTKENVSSHYLITTLRWDPIFQLVSENERAWHAGFSSFHGRTNLNDTSIGIEIVNLGFSEIDGELQFYSFEESQIRKTAHLLKKISKKYNIEPTNILGHSDIAPGRKSDPGPRFPWERLYKEFGIGAWYDTADYNFYYDSAIFNIYSIEDIQSEFKKYGYDMEISGEWSENEKNVLKAFQMHFRPENTSGEMDLETFAIIKALNHKYR, from the coding sequence ATGAGATTGTTAGTAGTTATTATGTCTATAATCCTCACAGGTTGTAGTATGGTTAACTATGAAGTGGACAAGGTTACTTATAATGCTAAAGGAAAAAATCAGAGAGTAAAATTTATAATTTTACACTATACTGCATGTGATGACAAAATATCTATAAAGACCCTGACAAAGGAAAATGTTAGCTCTCACTACCTAATAACGACTCTTAGATGGGATCCTATATTTCAACTTGTTTCTGAAAATGAAAGGGCCTGGCACGCAGGTTTTAGCAGTTTCCATGGAAGAACCAACCTAAATGACACCTCAATAGGAATAGAGATAGTAAATCTAGGCTTTTCAGAAATAGACGGTGAACTTCAATTCTATTCTTTTGAAGAATCCCAGATAAGAAAAACTGCTCATCTGCTGAAAAAAATATCTAAAAAATATAATATAGAACCGACAAATATCCTTGGACACTCAGATATAGCCCCAGGTCGAAAATCCGACCCGGGACCTAGGTTCCCTTGGGAAAGGTTATATAAAGAGTTCGGTATAGGGGCTTGGTATGACACTGCAGACTATAATTTTTATTATGACTCTGCCATATTTAATATCTACTCTATAGAGGATATCCAGTCTGAGTTTAAAAAATACGGTTATGATATGGAAATCTCCGGGGAATGGAGTGAAAATGAAAAGAATGTTCTAAAGGCTTTTCAGATGCATTTCAGACCTGAGAATACAAGTGGCGAGATGGATTTGGAAACTTTTGCTATTATAAAAGCTCTTAATCATAAGTATCGATAA
- a CDS encoding uracil-DNA glycosylase has translation MNREKFLSENKIHFSYHEFFDNETLNLIEDILSVIGEDYTPKKTDIFKVFRYDLNQAKVLLLGMDPYPQKGVATGLAFEVELDSWKDPSVNTSLKNMLKLIYKSYYGEILSIEELREKIRNKEFRILSPDKLFKEWASEGVIFLNTALTTKIGKAGAHINLWKPFTEKLLSFIGKKNPSLTYLLWGGKAQKFEKFIVSGKIVKHNHPAICGKLHNPQDFLNGVSFIETKKDIDWIMGEEI, from the coding sequence TTGAATAGAGAAAAATTTTTATCTGAGAATAAAATACACTTTTCTTATCACGAATTTTTTGACAATGAAACTTTAAACTTAATAGAGGATATTTTAAGTGTTATAGGAGAAGATTACACCCCTAAAAAAACGGATATTTTCAAGGTGTTCAGGTATGACTTAAACCAAGCAAAAGTACTTCTTTTAGGGATGGATCCCTATCCGCAAAAGGGTGTGGCCACGGGTCTGGCCTTTGAAGTAGAACTTGATTCCTGGAAGGACCCGAGTGTAAATACTTCGCTTAAAAATATGCTCAAACTCATATATAAGAGTTATTATGGAGAAATTCTCAGTATAGAGGAGTTGAGAGAAAAAATAAGAAATAAAGAGTTTAGAATTTTATCACCGGACAAACTATTCAAAGAATGGGCCAGTGAGGGAGTGATATTTCTCAATACTGCACTCACCACAAAAATAGGTAAAGCCGGGGCACATATAAACCTATGGAAGCCTTTTACAGAAAAACTTCTGAGTTTTATAGGGAAAAAGAATCCCTCTCTCACCTACCTACTGTGGGGAGGAAAGGCTCAGAAATTTGAAAAGTTTATTGTTTCAGGAAAAATAGTAAAACACAACCATCCAGCTATTTGCGGGAAACTACATAATCCTCAAGACTTTTTAAATGGTGTCTCGTTTATTGAAACAAAAAAGGATATCGATTGGATAATGGGAGAGGAAATATGA
- a CDS encoding GDSL-type esterase/lipase family protein, which produces MKKTILLGDSITEWNPLKDNNIINMGVAGDTTRDIFWRIDEVKSIEAEKVIFMAGINDILMNFSFEKTCNFYKKIVSSLNESFDEIILIAILPALGDDKLDINILQVNSFIKSLAKENNLIFLDLSKLFFNDEGSLMISLYTDGLHLSSLGYKYLNRELLKII; this is translated from the coding sequence ATGAAAAAGACTATATTACTTGGAGACAGCATAACAGAGTGGAATCCACTAAAGGACAATAACATCATAAATATGGGGGTGGCAGGCGATACCACCAGGGATATTTTTTGGAGAATCGATGAGGTTAAAAGTATAGAGGCTGAAAAAGTTATTTTCATGGCTGGAATCAATGATATTTTAATGAATTTCTCATTTGAAAAAACCTGTAACTTTTATAAGAAAATAGTGTCTTCTCTAAATGAAAGTTTTGATGAGATAATTTTAATAGCAATTCTTCCTGCACTTGGGGATGACAAACTTGATATTAACATTCTTCAAGTAAATAGTTTTATAAAGAGCTTAGCTAAGGAAAATAACCTGATTTTTTTAGATCTATCAAAGCTTTTTTTTAATGACGAAGGTTCTTTAATGATTTCCCTTTATACTGACGGACTTCATCTATCGTCTTTAGGTTACAAATATCTTAATAGAGAACTTTTGAAAATAATATGA
- the rfbD gene encoding dTDP-4-dehydrorhamnose reductase, translated as MILLTGGTGQLGREFQNLFKKLGIEYIAPVRGELDITDINTVKNFIEGKEIGFIINCAAYNDVDRAETEPEKCFAVNSLAPANLALEAKKLGAVFVTYSSDFVFDGWKNKPYTESDIPNPISIYSESKSEGEKRVFAAYEKSFVIRTSWVFGMGNNNFVKSVISWSKERKKLELVDDQVSSPTYSKDLAEYSWKLINSGKFGLYHLSNDGVASKYDEGKYILRKLGWKGELVKVKTSKFNLPAKRPEYSKLSSQKSEKIIGMKMPHWKNAIDRFFEEMEEGDQ; from the coding sequence ATGATTCTTTTAACCGGTGGGACAGGTCAATTGGGGAGAGAGTTTCAGAATCTCTTTAAAAAACTTGGGATAGAGTATATTGCCCCAGTACGGGGGGAACTAGATATTACAGATATAAATACTGTAAAAAACTTTATTGAAGGGAAAGAGATAGGTTTTATAATAAACTGTGCCGCCTATAATGATGTCGACAGAGCTGAAACAGAACCGGAAAAATGTTTTGCAGTAAACAGCCTTGCACCTGCGAACTTAGCCTTGGAAGCTAAAAAACTTGGGGCTGTCTTCGTAACCTATTCCAGTGACTTTGTGTTTGACGGTTGGAAAAATAAACCTTATACAGAGTCTGATATCCCTAATCCCATAAGTATTTATTCTGAATCAAAGTCAGAAGGGGAAAAACGTGTCTTTGCTGCCTATGAAAAGAGCTTTGTTATCAGAACTTCCTGGGTCTTTGGTATGGGAAATAATAATTTTGTTAAAAGTGTGATAAGCTGGTCAAAAGAAAGAAAAAAGCTTGAACTTGTAGATGATCAGGTGTCATCGCCTACTTATTCAAAAGATTTGGCAGAATATTCTTGGAAACTTATAAACTCAGGGAAATTTGGACTTTATCACTTGTCTAACGACGGTGTAGCTAGTAAGTATGATGAAGGAAAGTATATATTGAGAAAACTTGGATGGAAAGGTGAGTTGGTTAAAGTAAAGACATCTAAATTTAATTTACCTGCCAAAAGACCGGAATACTCAAAGCTTTCTAGCCAAAAGTCGGAAAAAATTATAGGAATGAAAATGCCTCACTGGAAAAATGCAATAGATAGATTTTTTGAGGAGATGGAGGAAGGAGATCAGTGA
- the rfbC gene encoding dTDP-4-dehydrorhamnose 3,5-epimerase: MTKFKITKTKIKDLIIIDPIVFSDQRGFFMETYNQRDFEKLGIDSEFVQDNHSRSKKGVLRGLHFQKKHSQGKLIRVTRGSIWDVAVDLRKKSTTFGMWYGLILSEENKKLFYIPEGFAHGFLTLEKDTELQYKCTDFYYPEFDSGISWNDPDIGIKWPLEEFGLEEKNLILSERDKGQSSFKEYLGGLE; the protein is encoded by the coding sequence ATGACAAAATTCAAAATAACAAAAACTAAAATAAAAGATTTAATAATAATAGACCCAATTGTATTCAGTGACCAGAGGGGGTTTTTTATGGAGACATACAACCAGAGAGATTTTGAAAAATTAGGCATTGACTCAGAATTTGTACAAGATAATCATTCAAGGTCAAAAAAAGGAGTTTTAAGAGGTCTTCATTTTCAAAAAAAGCATTCTCAGGGAAAGCTAATAAGGGTGACTAGAGGAAGTATATGGGATGTGGCAGTTGATTTGAGGAAAAAAAGTACAACTTTTGGTATGTGGTATGGCTTAATCCTAAGTGAAGAAAACAAAAAGCTCTTTTATATACCAGAAGGTTTTGCCCATGGTTTTTTAACCTTAGAAAAAGATACAGAGCTACAGTATAAATGTACTGATTTTTATTATCCTGAGTTTGATTCAGGAATAAGCTGGAATGACCCTGATATAGGGATAAAATGGCCCCTTGAAGAATTTGGATTAGAGGAAAAAAATCTCATATTATCTGAAAGAGACAAGGGACAATCTAGCTTTAAGGAGTATTTAGGAGGGTTGGAATGA
- a CDS encoding co-chaperone GroES yields the protein MNIKPIGKRLLVKPLKMEEKTSSGIILPSSENKTVPNMGEVVAIGAVDEIKTGEKIVYKKFSGTEITDSEEKYLILEMEDVLAVAE from the coding sequence ATGAATATCAAACCAATAGGAAAGAGACTGCTGGTAAAGCCTTTGAAAATGGAAGAAAAAACTTCTAGCGGGATTATTTTACCAAGCTCTGAAAACAAGACAGTTCCCAATATGGGGGAAGTAGTAGCCATAGGAGCAGTGGACGAGATCAAAACAGGTGAGAAAATTGTTTACAAGAAATTCTCAGGAACAGAGATCACTGATTCTGAGGAGAAATATTTAATTCTTGAAATGGAAGATGTTTTGGCTGTAGCAGAATAA
- the groL gene encoding chaperonin GroEL (60 kDa chaperone family; promotes refolding of misfolded polypeptides especially under stressful conditions; forms two stacked rings of heptamers to form a barrel-shaped 14mer; ends can be capped by GroES; misfolded proteins enter the barrel where they are refolded when GroES binds): protein MAKILKFNEEARKKLEAGVDTLADAVKVTLGPRGRNVVLEKSFGAPLITNDGVSIAKEIELEDQFENMGAQLIKEVATKANDVAGDGTTTATVLAQAIVKEGLKMVSAGANPMFIRKGIEKASKEAVKHLKERSKVIEGNEEIEQVASISASDTEIGKLISQAMEKVGDTGVITVEEAKSLETTLDIVEGMQFDKGYVSPYMSTDMERMEASLENPYILITDKKISSMKDLLPILEKTMQSSRPFLIIADDIEGEALTTLVVNKLRGTLNAVAVKAPAFGDRRKEMLEDIAILTGGDVISEEMGMKLEETTIENLGQAKKIKINKDKTVIIDGIGEQQKIDDRVTQIKRRIEECSSSYDKEKLQERLAKLAGGVAVIKVGAATETEMKEKKLRIEDALNATRAAVEEGIVPGGGTILVEIASDMEDFTLPGEEGIGVEILKKALHTPLRQISENAGLDGGVVVEKIKMLPEGHGFNAANETYVDMIKEGIIDPAKVTRSAIQNAASISALILTTEVVVAEKKEKNSSHAMPPMGMPGMM from the coding sequence ATGGCTAAGATATTAAAATTTAATGAAGAAGCTAGAAAAAAATTAGAGGCAGGAGTAGATACCCTAGCAGATGCGGTGAAGGTAACACTAGGACCAAGAGGGAGAAATGTTGTGCTAGAAAAATCATTTGGTGCTCCCCTTATTACAAATGACGGTGTATCTATAGCAAAAGAGATTGAATTGGAAGACCAATTTGAAAATATGGGTGCTCAACTTATAAAAGAGGTGGCAACTAAGGCCAATGATGTGGCTGGAGACGGTACGACTACCGCCACAGTCCTTGCTCAGGCAATTGTTAAAGAGGGCCTCAAAATGGTAAGTGCCGGTGCCAACCCTATGTTTATTAGAAAAGGAATAGAAAAAGCTTCTAAGGAGGCTGTTAAACATCTTAAAGAGAGATCGAAAGTTATAGAGGGTAACGAGGAAATAGAGCAGGTGGCATCTATATCTGCTTCAGATACGGAAATAGGTAAACTTATTTCTCAAGCCATGGAAAAAGTTGGAGATACAGGGGTTATAACTGTAGAAGAAGCAAAATCCCTAGAAACAACTTTAGACATTGTAGAAGGAATGCAATTTGATAAGGGATATGTTTCACCGTATATGTCAACTGATATGGAAAGAATGGAAGCAAGTCTAGAAAACCCCTATATCCTTATCACAGACAAAAAAATAAGTTCTATGAAGGATCTGTTACCTATTTTAGAGAAAACAATGCAGTCCTCTAGACCTTTTCTTATTATAGCAGATGACATCGAAGGAGAAGCCCTTACAACGCTTGTGGTTAATAAGCTAAGAGGAACTCTAAACGCTGTAGCTGTAAAAGCTCCTGCCTTTGGTGACAGAAGAAAAGAGATGTTAGAAGATATTGCCATACTCACTGGAGGAGATGTAATCTCTGAAGAGATGGGAATGAAGTTAGAAGAAACAACTATAGAGAATCTGGGTCAGGCTAAAAAGATAAAGATAAATAAAGACAAGACAGTTATAATTGATGGTATAGGAGAGCAACAGAAAATTGATGATCGAGTTACACAGATTAAGCGAAGAATAGAAGAGTGCAGCTCAAGTTATGATAAGGAAAAACTTCAAGAAAGACTTGCTAAGCTTGCCGGAGGAGTGGCTGTTATAAAAGTCGGAGCGGCAACAGAAACTGAAATGAAAGAAAAAAAACTCAGAATCGAAGATGCACTCAATGCAACCAGGGCAGCAGTAGAAGAAGGAATTGTTCCAGGAGGTGGAACAATACTAGTCGAAATTGCCTCTGATATGGAAGATTTCACTCTTCCTGGAGAAGAAGGAATTGGAGTCGAGATATTAAAGAAAGCACTTCACACACCATTGAGACAAATTTCTGAAAATGCAGGTCTAGACGGAGGGGTAGTGGTAGAAAAAATAAAAATGCTTCCTGAAGGCCATGGTTTCAATGCAGCCAATGAAACTTATGTGGATATGATAAAAGAGGGAATTATTGACCCTGCAAAGGTTACTAGATCGGCTATACAAAATGCCGCTTCAATTTCGGCTTTGATACTCACTACAGAAGTGGTTGTTGCTGAAAAAAAGGAAAAAAACAGTAGTCATGCCATGCCACCAATGGGAATGCCAGGAATGATGTAA